DNA sequence from the Chryseobacterium indicum genome:
GACCTGAAAGACAATACCGGAAAAGAGGCATGGAATAAAAACGGACTGATGCAGAACACGATCAGAGCTATAAAAGATGCACTTCCCGAAATGGTAGTAATGCCCGATGTTGCTTTAGATCCCTATTCTATTTACGGTCACGACGGAATTATCGAAAACGGAAAAATTGTAAATGATGCTACAAACGATGCTTTGGCAAGAATGTCGGTGTCACATGCAGAAGCCGGAGCAGACATTGTGGCACCAAGTGACATGATGGATGGCAGAGTTCAGGTGATTCGTGAAGCTTTGGAAGACAGCGGATTTACCGATGTGGGAATTTTAAGTTATGCTGCAAAATATGCAAGTTCGTTCTACGGACCTTTCAGAAGCGCATTAGACAGTGCACCGAAAGATAATATGGAAATTCCGAAGGATAAAAAAACATATCAGATGGATTTTCATAATTCCAGAGAAGCGTTAAACGAAGTTTTTAAAGATATTGAAGAAGGAGCCGACATTATTATGATTAAACCGGGACTTCCGTATCTGGATATTGTTTCTAAAGTTCGTGAAGCGATTGATCTTCCGATTGCGGTTTACAATGTGAGCGGAGAATATGCTATGGTAAAAGCGGCTGCACAAAACGGATGGCTGGATAATGACAAAACTATCATCGAAAGCTTAACCTGCTTTAAAAGAGCCGGTGCTGATATGATTTTCACGTATTTCGCGAAAGAAGCTGCAATGATTTTGAACAGATAATTTTTTCACATTATACTTTAAATGAAAAACATTTCGGATCGAAATGTTTTTATCAATAGAAACGGACTTTAGCCCGTTTCTATTGATAAACTCCAAATTAGGCTTTAGCCAAAACTTATTTTGAAACCAAAGAAAATGAATGATGATTATAAACTTTGGCTAAAACCCCTTCCTAAAAGCATCAGGAAATATTGAAATCTTTCCCTTTCGTAAATTTTGCAGCAAAAGGAGCTTGGTTTCCTGTATATTTCAGAACGAAATTCTTTTTTGTATCTGTATCAACATTGGCTTTCACTTCAACATTCTGCGTCTGGAAACTCACATCAAGATTCACTCCTGCGTCTTTTTCAAGATTAATTTCCACACTTTCTGCATAAAATAAAGAAGTACTCAGATAATTAAATTTGATGTTCTTCCTGTATGATCTGGATTCGTTTTGTGTAAATTCAGAATATTTTCTAAGGATTTCTATTCCGGGAGAATCAATGTTGGTGATTCTGGATTTTGTAACGCCGTTTACTTTTACAGAAAAATCTTTGGCACTTTTAATGTCGCCTTTAATTCCGATATTGAAAAGAGAGGGAAGAGCAAGCCCGAATTCAATCATGCTGTCTTTCGTAAATTCAAAATCAGGAATCAGAGCCGGAAATTTCTGAACATTCATCAGTTGATTTTTAACCGTACTTAACTGGTCGCTGCCAAATAAATAACCTATGAGATTATTATTTGTGGTTCTCCAGTTTCTTCCGTTCCATTCGTAGATTTCGCAAAGCAAAGTATCCGTTGAAGAATGCGGAAGCAGATCCATATCCTGCCATTTGAAAACTTCTTTGGCATAAGGTCTTCGGTTGATGATGTTTACACCAAGATCTAAAGCTAAAAGCTCAGTAAGCTGTTGGTTATTTTCCATAGTAATAATAAGTGTTGATGAAAGCTTAAAATTATGGAAATAAAATAAAGTTTTTTAAAAATTTTGAGTTAAATATTATTCGAAGAATCTTTAAACGATGTATTAAAATTTCACAAAACTTTCAAGTCCATTTTTTAATCTAAAATTTGAATTCAAAAAAACTTTATCTTTGCCCTTATGATTTTACGCGGAGAAAACTTAATCAAAGAATACGGTCCTAAAAAAGTAGTAAAAGGCGTTTCTGTACAGGTTCAGCAGGGAGAAATTGTGGGTTTGCTTGGTCCGAACGGAGCAGGAAAAACCACTTCGTTTTATATGATTGTCGGTTTGGTTAAGCCTACTTCCGGAAAAATTTTCCTAGACAAACAGGAAATTACCACCGATGCCATGTACCGCAGAGCTCAGAAAGGTATTGGCTATCTTGCTCAGGAAGCCTCTGTGTTCCGTAAACTTTCGGTAGAAGACAATATCATGGGCGTTTTACAGTTAACCAAGCTTTCAAAGCGCGAACAGCAGATGAAATGCGATGAGCTGATTGAAGAATTTTCCTTACAGCACGTCCGTAAAAACCGTGGAGACCTTTTGTCAGGAGGGGAAAGACGTAGAACAGAGATCGCAAGATGTCTTGCCACCGATCCGAGTTTTATTCTTCTGGATGAACCTTTCGCCGGAGTAGACCCGATTGCGGTAGAAGATATCCAAAAAATCGTAAGAAGTCTTACGGATAAAAACATCGGAATCCTGATTACCGACCACAACGTTCAGCAGACTTTGGCAATTACCAACAAAACATACATTATGTTTGAAGGAAGAATTCTGAAAGAAGGACTTCCGGAAGAACTGGCAAACGATCCGCAGGTAAGAGAAGCTTATTTAGGAGAAAACTTCGTGTACCAAAGCATTTTCGATAAACCGCAAAAGAAAAGTTACGGATATAATATCTGGGCTGGAAATTTCGATTCTAAAACCCAGTTTCAGAATTTTGTGGACGAAAATTTTGCTCAGTTTGATGATCTCAGATTGCTGTATGGCTTTGAAGATATCAGTTTTGCCTCATTGGGAAATTCGGAAATTCAGCATATTTTTAATGAGGTGGTAGATAAAAATGCCAATAATTCTTTTGTGTTTCAGAAGAAAGAGATTAATTCAATGTATTCTTTAGAACAGGCAGAATCAGACTCAAAAGCAGCGAGTAAACCTGAGTTGCATTACCTTACGACTTACGTATTCGAAAATTAAAATAAAGCAATTATTTGCTGAAAAATAGAATAAAACGTACCTTTTTCTCTGTAAAACGGTACGTTTTTTATTAAAATCATTCTATGGCAAAACCTTTCAACAGAACCGTCACCTTATTCGGAATCTATAAACAGCTTGTTCCTTTCATCAGACCGTATCGTTTGATGATCTACGGAACGCTCTTTCTAACCTTTTTGGGAGCTTTGGCGGCGCAGGTCAATCCTTTGGTTTTAAAATATACGGTAGATGAGGTAACCAAACTTACGCACCTTGCGCATCCGATGTCGGAAGGAATTCATATTCTTGTTGTCATCTCAGTCATTTTGTTAGGAAAAGAACTGCTGAACATCTTTATCAATTTCGGACAGAAATTTTACGGAGAAAAGATCAGGATTAATGTAAGTTCTATTCTCGCACAATCTGCCATCGATAAAATTTTAACGTACAGAGTTGCCTATTTTAATGATGAAAACCACGAATCCGGAAAACTACAGATCAGAATAGACAGAGGAATTGAAAGTTTAACAAGATTGGTGCAGAACTTTTTTATAGATATGCTTCCGCTATTTTCAAATTCAATTATTGCATTAGTTATCATGTATCTGCAAAATGTGTACGTCGGAATTGTTTCTACCATCATTGTTCCCATCTATTTTTATGTAAGCTCATTACAGGCGAAGAAATTAAGCGGAGTGAGAAGAACTCTGCGCAACCAACGTGAACAGAAAACTTCAGGACTTTTAAATTTAATTAATTCCATCATGGTGATTAAAAGTTTTGTCCGCGAAAAATTCGAAGGAAAAAAACAGTACGACTTGCAGATGCAGTTAATGGAAAGTCAGATGTTCACCAGAAAAACAAACTTTATTTATGATGGTTTAAAAACGTTTATTGAACAGTTTGGAGTGGTTTTAATAATCCTTCTGACAGTTTACCTCGTTCTCGATCAGCAGATGACCATCGGAGCGATCATGCTTCACATCATGCTTTTCAATAATGTTTCGGCTCCCATTCGACAACTGCACAGAATTTATGATGACATGAATGATGCGATGATTTATGCAGAAGGTTATTTTGATATTTTAAATGCAGACGACGAAAAAGAACCGAACGGAAATTTTGTAGAAAAGGATATTAAAGGAAATTTTGAATTAAAAAACATCAATTTCACGTATCCAAACGGGACACAGGCTTTACACGATGTTTCCATGAAAATTGAAAACGGAAAAACTACTGCTTTAGTAGGTTTAAGTGGCGCAGGAAAATCAACGATTATCAATCTTTTGTGTAAATTTTACCTTCCCGATTCCGGAGAAATTCTTTTGGATGGGGTAGATCTCAATCATTTCGACAATACTTTTCTGAGAAATGATCTGGGATTGGTACTTCAGAAGAACCATATTTTTCAGGGAAGTATCGAAGACAATATCCGATACGGAAATATGAATGCTACTTTCGAAGAAATTGAAGAAGCTGCCAAAAAAGCCTATCTCCACGAACAGATTTTAGATTTACCGGAAAAATATAATCATGATGCTACGCAACTTTCGGGAGGACAACAGCAGAGAATTGCCATCGCCAGATTATTCTTAAAAAATCCACCGATTATTTTCCTTGATGAACCAACGGCGAGCCTCGATGCCATTGCCACAGAACAGATCAAAAACTCTCTGGATGCCATAAAAGAAGGTAGAACCGTGATTATCATTTCCCATTCTTTGTCGCAGATTTTAGATTCTGATAAAATTTACGTCATGAAAAAAGGCAGAGTAGTGGAAAGCGGAACGCACGATGAACTGGTACAGATCAACGGAACCTACAGAGAAATTTTTGATGCCTCTGCGAGAAGTTTAAATCTGGATAAATTGGTTAATACTTATAATGATAAAAGATAAAAGATAACTTTGCTAAAACCCTAAAACCCTAAAACCCTAAAACACTAAAACACTAAAACCCTAAAACACTCCGACCTTCATACCCAATGAACGACCATTATCTCAAAAAGCTCGACCGTGTCACGGCAATTCTCACCCAATTACAATCAAAACCGCTTGTAAGAGCGCAGGATCTGGCTGCAAAATTTGATGTGAGTGTAAGAACCATTTACCGCGACGTAAAAACACTGGAAAATGCAGGAATTCCGATCATTGGTGAAGCAGGAAGCGGTTATTCTCTGATGGATGGCTACAAACTGCCTCCTGTCATGTTTACCAAAGAAGAAGTTCTGAGTTTCATCACCGCCGAGAAACTAATGCAGAAATTTTCGCATCAGAGTTTGGGAAATCATTATCAGACTGCGATGGAAAAAGTGCGTTCCGTTTTAAAATTTTCCGACAGAAATTTAATCCAGAATATTGAAAATCAGATTGATATTTTTCAGTATCATGCCGAAACCGAAGATACCATTAAAGACGTTCTACCCACGATTCTGGAAAGCATAGCCGAAAAACGGCAGTTAATCATGGAATATAAAACCGTTGATGAAGCAATTTCCACAAGAACCATTGAAGCAGTCGGCGTTTTCTTTGAATTCAATTATTGGTACATCATGGCTTACTGTACTCTGAGAAACGACTTTCGGCAATTTCGTGTCGACCGGATTTTAAAGATTTCGAAAACCCAAAATCCGTTTTTAGGAGAATACGGGCAGATTAATGATTACAGACAAAGCAGCAACGGCAATAAAACACTCGTGAGACTTCTGGTGGAGAAAAAGATCATGACTTTTCTGGTCAATTCCAAAAAATACTACGGTCTAACCAAAGAAATTGATGCCGAAAACGGAATGGTAGAACTCACCTTCGAAACAGAATCCATTAAAGACGGATTTCCGCGTTGGCTTATTACTTTTGCAGACTTTGCAACGATTTTAGAACCGGAAACCCTCAAAGTACAACTCAATGATTTGTTGTCAAAGATTGCAGACAAACATCAATAAAAACCCCAACAATTGCTGTTGAGGTTTCTGACAATAATTTAAAATGATAAATTTATTTAAACTTTTATTTTTTACCGCAAAAGAAGCATAAGATTAACACTTTAGTTATTTTAAGTTTAATGATTAATATAAAAAGAACACATAAGTTAACAAAAATCAAAGGTTCCTTTTGCAAACCTTTAGAAATACCTTAATAAATTCTATAAAGTCTTTTGCTTTTTTTTGCGGTTAAATTTAAAATTAGCTTAAACAAACTTCATGTTTAAAGAAGAGCGGATCCGCACATCATAAAAGTTCGTTAAAATTTAATCTATGAGACGCATCTCCGCTCTTTTTCCTTACTGCGGTTTCGTGAGAGAATCAATGATTTCAGCTTGAACAAAGGCATTAACGAACCGAAAATCTCTCCCAAAAAAAAGGCGGTTCAATTCCCAAAGCCCTTAAATAAACATACCCTTGTCCACGGTGATGGATTTCATTATCAACGAAATACAGAATATTCTGATACACAGGAAATTCATACTGTCCGAATAAATTAAAAGTCTCCTGAAAACGCTCCTCCGAAATCTGCGCAAAATAATGATTGATCGTTTCCGTTTCTTCGTCCCACTTTTTCAGAAGCTCCTCCTTCGTTTTCGGCACAAAACCTTCTTCATTGTAAGCTTCCATATTCTTGTCGACAATCCCCTTCAAAGCAGGTCCGCCAATGCTGATTAATTCAACCGCTAACTTTGCAAACGGTCTCATTCCCGCAATTGAAAATTCAAATAAATCCTTTTCAGGAAATGCCTCGATTACTCTTCTCGTTAAATTTCTGTGACCCTGCCAATGTTCTAATAATTGTTCCGAAGTCATAAACTGTTTTGTAATGGTTGCTGTAGTTGTCATAGTTTTAATGTTGTTTGTTATTGTTGATACAAAGATAAACCGGGGTAATGACAACAGTTTGTCAGTAGGATTTTACAGATAAATTTTTTTTCTTTTTAAAATAATTTTTACTATTTCTCCGTTAGATAATCATACTTAAAGCAATGTTAGGTAGATAAATAATTTGAGGGTGACCGGTTTTTAATCGGTCATTTTTTTGAATCATGTTTCAAACACGAAACCCAAAACCAAAAACCATCAACATTAATTATTTGAAGCTGTTTCCAGCTTTCCGCACTCGCTATTTACAAAGTTTCGGCTGCGGCGGCTTTGCCGCCGCAGCCGAAACTTTGTAAATGAGCTCAAACAAATGCTGCAATCTGGGCTAGGTCGCAGCCGGAATCACAAATGTAAAGTTCCTTAAACTCAAAATTTGTAAACCTAATTTTAAAAAACTAATTTAGTCCTATGAAAATTTATACAAAAACAGGAGATAAAGGTCAGACCGCTTTGTATGGCGGAACAAGAGTTTCAAAAGCAAGTGCGAGAGTCGACAGTTACGGAAATATAGACGAGCTGAATTCCTTCATCGGAATTGCCAAAAGCCATATTGAAGATGAAGAAGTGTTAAGACAACTGAAAAAAATCCAGTTCGATTTATTTACCGTAGGTTCCGAAGCGGCAACTCCGGTGGATAAACTCATGTTGGCAAACGGAAAATCGCGGCTTCCTTTAATCATTTCAGATACCGAAATCGAAGAACTCGAACACTGGATGGATGCTTTTGACGAAAAATGCGAACCGCTTCAGTATTTTATC
Encoded proteins:
- the hemB gene encoding porphobilinogen synthase, which produces MIHSRNRRLRVNESVRSLVRECSLTTNDFVMPIFVMEGDNKEEPIPSMPGIFRRSIDLTVKECKELFSLGVKAVNLYMKVSEDLKDNTGKEAWNKNGLMQNTIRAIKDALPEMVVMPDVALDPYSIYGHDGIIENGKIVNDATNDALARMSVSHAEAGADIVAPSDMMDGRVQVIREALEDSGFTDVGILSYAAKYASSFYGPFRSALDSAPKDNMEIPKDKKTYQMDFHNSREALNEVFKDIEEGADIIMIKPGLPYLDIVSKVREAIDLPIAVYNVSGEYAMVKAAAQNGWLDNDKTIIESLTCFKRAGADMIFTYFAKEAAMILNR
- a CDS encoding ABC transporter ATP-binding protein; the protein is MIYGTLFLTFLGALAAQVNPLVLKYTVDEVTKLTHLAHPMSEGIHILVVISVILLGKELLNIFINFGQKFYGEKIRINVSSILAQSAIDKILTYRVAYFNDENHESGKLQIRIDRGIESLTRLVQNFFIDMLPLFSNSIIALVIMYLQNVYVGIVSTIIVPIYFYVSSLQAKKLSGVRRTLRNQREQKTSGLLNLINSIMVIKSFVREKFEGKKQYDLQMQLMESQMFTRKTNFIYDGLKTFIEQFGVVLIILLTVYLVLDQQMTIGAIMLHIMLFNNVSAPIRQLHRIYDDMNDAMIYAEGYFDILNADDEKEPNGNFVEKDIKGNFELKNINFTYPNGTQALHDVSMKIENGKTTALVGLSGAGKSTIINLLCKFYLPDSGEILLDGVDLNHFDNTFLRNDLGLVLQKNHIFQGSIEDNIRYGNMNATFEEIEEAAKKAYLHEQILDLPEKYNHDATQLSGGQQQRIAIARLFLKNPPIIFLDEPTASLDAIATEQIKNSLDAIKEGRTVIIISHSLSQILDSDKIYVMKKGRVVESGTHDELVQINGTYREIFDASARSLNLDKLVNTYNDKR
- a CDS encoding helix-turn-helix transcriptional regulator, which translates into the protein MNDHYLKKLDRVTAILTQLQSKPLVRAQDLAAKFDVSVRTIYRDVKTLENAGIPIIGEAGSGYSLMDGYKLPPVMFTKEEVLSFITAEKLMQKFSHQSLGNHYQTAMEKVRSVLKFSDRNLIQNIENQIDIFQYHAETEDTIKDVLPTILESIAEKRQLIMEYKTVDEAISTRTIEAVGVFFEFNYWYIMAYCTLRNDFRQFRVDRILKISKTQNPFLGEYGQINDYRQSSNGNKTLVRLLVEKKIMTFLVNSKKYYGLTKEIDAENGMVELTFETESIKDGFPRWLITFADFATILEPETLKVQLNDLLSKIADKHQ
- a CDS encoding DinB family protein; translated protein: MTTTATITKQFMTSEQLLEHWQGHRNLTRRVIEAFPEKDLFEFSIAGMRPFAKLAVELISIGGPALKGIVDKNMEAYNEEGFVPKTKEELLKKWDEETETINHYFAQISEERFQETFNLFGQYEFPVYQNILYFVDNEIHHRGQGYVYLRALGIEPPFFWERFSVR
- a CDS encoding cob(I)yrinic acid a,c-diamide adenosyltransferase, whose product is MKIYTKTGDKGQTALYGGTRVSKASARVDSYGNIDELNSFIGIAKSHIEDEEVLRQLKKIQFDLFTVGSEAATPVDKLMLANGKSRLPLIISDTEIEELEHWMDAFDEKCEPLQYFILPGGGKAATFLHAARTICRRAERSLVFLNESEEVRPELIKYLNRLSDYLFVLARYISKINNEPEEYWNPNER